Proteins encoded by one window of Nocardia goodfellowii:
- a CDS encoding 16S rRNA (uracil(1498)-N(3))-methyltransferase: MAATVFYLDDIPEPGAIAVLDGPEGRHAATVRRIRAGEPITLSDGRGLVAESEVVAAQKDRLDLKVLTRRVAEPASPRVTVVQALPKSERSELAVELMTEAGADAIVPWQAVRCVSRWEGKAAKAVEKWRAAARSAARQSRRPYIPEVADLHRTRDLVDLVRQATADGATVAALHESGAGRFSELPFDGVPEVILIVGPEGGLDDSELAALTEAGAQAVLLGPTVLRTSTAAAVALGALGALTPRW, translated from the coding sequence TTGGCCGCCACCGTCTTCTATCTGGACGACATCCCGGAGCCGGGCGCGATCGCGGTGCTCGACGGCCCGGAAGGCCGGCACGCGGCGACCGTGCGCCGGATCCGGGCCGGTGAGCCGATCACCCTGTCCGATGGGCGGGGTCTGGTCGCCGAATCGGAAGTGGTCGCGGCGCAGAAGGATCGGCTGGATCTGAAGGTGCTGACGCGGCGGGTGGCCGAGCCCGCGTCGCCGCGGGTGACCGTCGTCCAGGCGCTGCCGAAGTCCGAACGCTCCGAGCTGGCGGTCGAGTTGATGACCGAGGCCGGGGCGGACGCGATCGTCCCGTGGCAGGCGGTCCGGTGCGTCAGCAGGTGGGAAGGCAAGGCCGCCAAGGCTGTCGAGAAGTGGCGGGCCGCGGCCCGGTCGGCCGCGCGGCAATCACGCCGCCCCTATATTCCCGAAGTCGCCGACCTGCACCGCACCCGCGATCTGGTGGACCTGGTGCGTCAGGCGACGGCCGACGGCGCGACAGTGGCCGCGCTGCACGAATCCGGTGCCGGTCGCTTCAGCGAGTTGCCGTTCGACGGAGTGCCGGAGGTGATTCTGATCGTCGGACCCGAAGGGGGCCTGGACGATTCAGAATTGGCGGCGCTGACCGAGGCGGGCGCCCAGGCGGTTCTGCTCGGCCCTACCGTGCTGCGCACGTCGACCGCCGCGGCCGTCGCGCTGGGCGCGCTGGGCGCACTCACCCCGCGCTGGTGA
- the dnaJ gene encoding molecular chaperone DnaJ produces MARDYYGLLGVAKNATDQEIKRAYRKLARELHPDVNPDETAQARFKEVSTAYEVLSDPEKRRIVDLGGDPLESGGGGGGFAGAGFGGLGDVFEAFFGGMNASGGSRKPRGRVQPGADSLIRTRLSLAECAVGVTKHLTVDTAILCDVCTGSGTNGNSKPVRCETCGGAGEVQSVQRSFLGQVLTSRPCPTCRGAGETIPDPCHKCGGDGRVRARREIAAPIPAGVANGMRVRLAAQGEVGPGGGHAGDLYVEVVEQPHDVFVRDGDDLHCTVRVPMVDAALGTTVVIDTILDGPVELTIAAGTQPGEVSVLRGHGMPRLRSGTRGDLMAHLDIVVPTKLDGKQTDLLRKYKGMRERDRAEVMSAQSEHNSGLFARLRASFSGR; encoded by the coding sequence GTGGCACGGGATTACTACGGACTGCTCGGCGTCGCGAAGAACGCGACCGACCAGGAGATCAAACGCGCCTACCGCAAGCTGGCACGTGAACTGCATCCCGACGTCAACCCCGACGAAACGGCGCAGGCCAGGTTCAAAGAGGTCTCGACAGCCTATGAGGTGCTGTCGGATCCGGAGAAGCGCCGCATCGTCGACCTGGGTGGGGATCCGCTGGAATCCGGCGGCGGCGGTGGCGGCTTCGCGGGCGCCGGCTTCGGCGGGCTCGGCGATGTCTTCGAGGCGTTCTTCGGCGGCATGAACGCCTCCGGCGGATCGCGCAAACCGCGCGGCCGGGTGCAGCCGGGCGCCGACTCGCTCATCCGGACCAGGCTCAGCCTGGCCGAATGCGCCGTCGGCGTGACCAAGCACCTGACCGTCGATACCGCGATCCTGTGTGACGTCTGCACCGGTTCCGGCACCAACGGCAACTCCAAGCCGGTGCGCTGCGAAACCTGTGGCGGCGCGGGCGAAGTCCAGTCGGTGCAGCGGTCGTTCCTCGGCCAGGTGCTGACTTCGCGTCCGTGCCCGACCTGCCGCGGCGCCGGTGAGACCATCCCCGATCCCTGCCACAAGTGTGGCGGCGACGGCCGGGTGCGCGCGCGCCGCGAGATCGCCGCGCCGATCCCCGCCGGTGTCGCCAACGGCATGCGGGTACGTCTGGCCGCGCAGGGCGAGGTCGGCCCGGGTGGCGGCCACGCGGGCGACCTCTACGTCGAGGTCGTCGAGCAGCCGCACGACGTGTTCGTCCGCGACGGCGACGATCTGCACTGCACCGTGCGTGTGCCGATGGTCGACGCGGCGCTGGGCACCACGGTCGTCATCGACACCATCCTCGACGGCCCGGTCGAATTGACCATCGCCGCGGGCACCCAGCCCGGCGAGGTGTCGGTGCTGCGCGGCCACGGCATGCCGCGTCTGCGGTCCGGTACGCGCGGTGACCTGATGGCGCACCTGGACATCGTGGTGCCGACCAAACTCGACGGCAAGCAGACCGATCTGCTGCGCAAGTACAAGGGCATGCGGGAGCGGGATCGCGCCGAGGTGATGTCGGCGCAGTCCGAGCACAACAGCGGCTTGTTCGCCCGGCTGCGCGCGTCGTTCAGCGGACGCTGA
- the hrcA gene encoding heat-inducible transcriptional repressor HrcA, with the protein MSSTEDRRFEVLRAIVADYVSTKEPIGSKTLVERHNLGVSSATVRNDMAVLEAEGYITQPHTSSGRIPTDKGYRQFVDRISEVKPLSGAERRAIMEFLESGVDLDDVLRRGVRLLAQLTRQVAVVQYPTVSASTVRHIEVVALNPARLLLVVITDTGRVDQRLVELGELVDDEDLAALRGLLGNAMDGKRLAIASAAVAELPETAPPKLRDVLIRVSTVLVETLVEHPEERLVLGGTANLTRNAADFGLPGSLRQVLEALEEQVVVLKLLAATQQPGTVTVRIGEETQVEQMRTTSVVSTAYGTSGAVLGGMGVLGPTRMDYPGTIASVAAVARYIGEVLAER; encoded by the coding sequence ATGTCGAGCACCGAGGACAGGCGCTTCGAAGTCCTGCGGGCCATCGTCGCGGACTATGTCTCGACGAAGGAGCCCATCGGGTCGAAAACCCTGGTGGAACGGCACAATCTGGGTGTTTCCAGCGCGACCGTGCGCAATGACATGGCGGTGCTGGAGGCCGAGGGATACATCACTCAGCCGCACACCAGCTCCGGCCGGATCCCGACCGACAAGGGCTACCGCCAGTTCGTCGACCGGATCTCCGAGGTCAAGCCGCTCTCCGGCGCCGAACGCCGCGCCATCATGGAATTCCTGGAGTCCGGCGTCGATCTCGATGACGTGCTGCGTCGCGGTGTCCGGCTGCTGGCCCAGCTGACCAGGCAGGTCGCCGTCGTCCAGTACCCGACGGTATCCGCGTCGACGGTCCGGCACATCGAGGTCGTCGCCTTGAACCCGGCGCGGCTGCTGCTCGTGGTGATCACCGACACCGGCCGCGTCGATCAGCGCCTGGTCGAACTCGGCGAGCTCGTCGACGACGAAGATCTGGCCGCGCTGCGTGGCCTGCTCGGCAACGCGATGGACGGCAAACGCCTCGCGATTGCTTCCGCGGCCGTGGCCGAACTGCCCGAGACCGCCCCGCCGAAGTTGCGCGATGTGCTGATCCGGGTGTCGACCGTGCTGGTGGAGACCCTGGTGGAACATCCCGAGGAACGGCTGGTCCTGGGCGGCACCGCCAATCTCACCCGCAACGCCGCCGACTTCGGGCTGCCCGGTTCGCTGCGGCAGGTCCTCGAAGCGCTGGAGGAGCAGGTGGTCGTGCTCAAGCTGCTGGCCGCTACCCAGCAGCCGGGCACCGTGACCGTGCGGATCGGCGAGGAGACGCAGGTCGAGCAGATGCGCACCACCTCGGTGGTGTCCACCGCCTACGGCACCTCCGGGGCCGTGCTGGGCGGCATGGGCGTGCTCGGGCCGACCCGGATGGACTATCCCGGCACCATCGCCTCGGTCGCCGCGGTCGCCCGCTACATCGGCGAAGTCCTCGCCGAACGCTGA
- the hemW gene encoding radical SAM family heme chaperone HemW — translation MSSSAPTGTEATAPVLHDFGGGPFGIYIHVPFCATRCGYCDFNTYTAGELGTSASPQSWLAALRGELATAAAAFDALPSGTPEVATIFVGGGTPSLLGGGGLANVMDAVRAEFALAPGAEVTTESNPESTAPEFFEQLLAGGFTRVSLGMQSAAQHVLKVLDRTHTPGRAVAAAKEARAAGFEHVNLDLIYGTPGERDADLDASLDAVLDAGVDHVSAYSLIVEDGTALARKVRRGDLPAPDDDVLAARYERIDARLGAAGLTWYEVSNWAANDSARCRHNLGYWDGGDWLGAGPGAHSHVGGVRWWNVKHPARYADRVAGGGLPAAGWEALSAEERYTERVMLTVRLRTGLPLTDLNPAGLAAADRVIADGLAVLEHGRLVLTPRGRLLADGVVRDLLT, via the coding sequence GTGAGTTCTTCCGCCCCCACGGGAACCGAAGCGACCGCGCCCGTGCTGCACGACTTCGGGGGCGGACCCTTCGGCATCTACATCCATGTGCCGTTCTGCGCGACCCGCTGCGGCTACTGCGACTTCAACACCTACACCGCCGGTGAGCTGGGCACTTCGGCCTCACCGCAATCCTGGCTGGCGGCGCTGCGCGGTGAACTCGCCACGGCCGCCGCGGCCTTCGACGCACTGCCGTCCGGAACACCGGAGGTCGCCACGATCTTCGTCGGCGGCGGCACCCCGTCACTGCTCGGCGGCGGCGGTCTCGCAAACGTCATGGACGCGGTGCGCGCGGAGTTCGCCCTGGCCCCCGGCGCGGAGGTCACCACCGAGTCGAATCCGGAATCGACCGCGCCGGAATTTTTCGAACAGTTGCTCGCGGGCGGGTTCACCAGGGTGTCGCTGGGCATGCAGTCCGCGGCCCAGCACGTCCTGAAGGTGCTCGACCGCACGCACACTCCGGGTCGCGCCGTCGCCGCCGCCAAGGAGGCGCGCGCGGCGGGATTCGAGCACGTCAACCTGGATCTCATCTACGGCACCCCGGGTGAACGCGATGCCGACCTGGACGCGAGTCTGGACGCGGTGCTGGACGCCGGTGTCGACCACGTCTCCGCCTATTCGCTGATCGTGGAGGACGGCACCGCCCTGGCCCGCAAGGTCCGCCGCGGCGACCTGCCCGCCCCCGACGACGACGTCCTCGCCGCGCGCTACGAACGCATCGATGCCCGTCTCGGCGCGGCCGGTCTCACCTGGTACGAGGTGTCCAACTGGGCCGCGAACGATTCCGCCCGCTGCCGGCACAACCTCGGCTACTGGGACGGCGGCGACTGGCTCGGCGCGGGCCCCGGCGCGCACAGCCATGTCGGCGGTGTCCGCTGGTGGAACGTCAAACACCCCGCCCGCTACGCCGACCGCGTCGCCGGCGGCGGCCTGCCCGCCGCCGGGTGGGAAGCCCTCTCCGCGGAGGAGCGCTACACCGAGCGCGTCATGCTGACCGTCCGCCTGCGGACCGGCCTCCCGTTGACGGATCTGAACCCCGCCGGGCTCGCCGCCGCCGACCGCGTCATCGCGGACGGCCTCGCCGTACTCGAGCACGGCAGGCTCGTCCTCACTCCCCGTGGCCGCCTCCTCGCCGACGGAGTAGTCCGCGACTTGCTGACCTGA
- a CDS encoding SgcJ/EcaC family oxidoreductase codes for MSTDQTYAPAEAEAELAAIREVIAAVDHAQRNELVDEFIALFREDAIWTTGHGKRLFGRAAIAEFTAQVLPGATKDGGHATYDFEYAMFIRPDVAAVKIHQRYFDADGGLIGEGAPLYVMAKENGRWLLTANQNTPIVTG; via the coding sequence ATGAGCACCGATCAGACCTACGCCCCAGCCGAGGCCGAAGCCGAACTCGCCGCGATCCGGGAGGTCATCGCCGCGGTCGACCACGCCCAGCGCAACGAGCTCGTCGACGAGTTCATCGCGTTGTTCCGTGAGGACGCGATCTGGACCACCGGCCACGGTAAACGGCTCTTCGGACGCGCCGCCATCGCCGAATTCACCGCCCAGGTCCTGCCCGGCGCCACCAAGGACGGCGGCCACGCGACCTACGACTTCGAATACGCGATGTTCATTCGCCCCGATGTCGCCGCGGTCAAGATCCACCAGCGTTACTTCGACGCCGACGGCGGCCTGATCGGCGAGGGCGCTCCGCTCTACGTCATGGCCAAGGAAAACGGCCGGTGGCTGCTCACCGCCAACCAGAACACCCCCATCGTCACGGGCTGA
- a CDS encoding Ms4527A family Cys-rich leader peptide, protein MRGSGVRLVARRHVDFKRVCSACCLPGSLR, encoded by the coding sequence ATGCGCGGATCTGGAGTACGACTGGTGGCACGACGCCACGTCGACTTCAAGCGCGTCTGCAGCGCCTGCTGTCTGCCCGGTTCACTCCGGTAG
- a CDS encoding nitrite/sulfite reductase translates to MTSTTDAGPSDQPKPVARRERTGKPVRRKSEGQWALGYREPLNANEQSKKDDNPLNVRARIENIYSKQGFESIDKADLRGRMRWWGLYTQREQGYDGTFTGDENIDLLEAPYFMMRVRCDGGALNVRQLRTLGEISTEFGRDTADLSDRENVQYHWIEIENVPEIWRRLEEVGLHTTEACGDCPRVVLGSPLAGESFDEVLDPTPAINEIVERFIGDKRYSNLPRKFKTAISGQQDVVHEINDVAFIGVEHPEHGPGLDVWVGGGLSTNPMLAQRLGAWVPLDEVPDVWEAIVALYRDYGYRRLRTKARIKFLVKDWGIEKFREVLETEYLKRKLIDGPAPEKPSRPIDHIGVQKLRNGLNAVGFSPIAGRVSGTILQQVADAVARVGSDRIRFTPYQKLIVLDVADDKVEQLIDELQPLGLQARPSHWRRNLLACSGIEFCKLSFVETRKRSQVLAPELEQRLADINADLDVPITVNINGCPNSCGRSQIADIGFKGQLVDDGDGNQVEGFQVHLGGSLGLDSAFGRKLRQHKVTSEELGDYIERVVRNFLKHRENGERFAQWAVRADEADLR, encoded by the coding sequence ATGACGTCGACTACCGACGCCGGTCCCAGCGATCAGCCCAAGCCCGTCGCCCGGCGTGAGCGCACCGGCAAACCGGTGCGCCGCAAGTCCGAGGGCCAGTGGGCGCTCGGATACCGCGAGCCGCTGAACGCCAACGAGCAGTCCAAGAAGGACGACAACCCGCTCAACGTGCGCGCGCGCATCGAGAACATCTACTCGAAGCAGGGCTTCGAGTCGATCGACAAGGCCGATCTGCGGGGCCGGATGCGCTGGTGGGGTCTCTACACCCAGCGTGAGCAGGGCTATGACGGCACCTTCACCGGCGACGAGAACATCGACCTGCTCGAGGCGCCCTACTTCATGATGCGGGTGCGCTGCGACGGCGGCGCGCTCAATGTGCGGCAGCTGCGGACCCTCGGTGAGATCTCCACGGAGTTCGGCCGGGACACCGCCGATCTGTCCGACCGCGAGAACGTCCAGTACCACTGGATCGAGATCGAGAACGTGCCGGAGATCTGGCGACGGCTCGAAGAGGTCGGCCTGCACACCACCGAGGCGTGCGGCGACTGCCCGCGCGTGGTGCTCGGCTCCCCGCTCGCCGGTGAGTCGTTCGACGAGGTGCTCGATCCGACGCCGGCCATCAACGAGATCGTCGAGCGCTTCATCGGCGACAAGCGGTACTCGAACCTGCCGCGCAAGTTCAAGACCGCCATCTCCGGTCAGCAGGACGTGGTGCACGAGATCAACGACGTCGCCTTCATCGGCGTCGAGCACCCCGAGCACGGTCCCGGCCTCGACGTGTGGGTCGGCGGCGGCCTGTCCACCAACCCGATGCTGGCCCAGCGCCTCGGCGCGTGGGTGCCGCTGGACGAGGTGCCGGATGTCTGGGAGGCGATCGTCGCGCTCTACCGCGACTACGGCTACCGGCGGCTGCGCACCAAGGCGCGGATCAAGTTCCTGGTCAAGGACTGGGGCATCGAGAAGTTCCGCGAGGTCCTGGAGACGGAGTACCTGAAGCGCAAGCTGATCGACGGGCCCGCGCCCGAAAAGCCTTCCCGGCCTATCGATCACATCGGCGTGCAGAAGCTGCGCAACGGCCTGAACGCGGTCGGCTTCTCCCCCATCGCCGGACGCGTTTCGGGCACCATCCTGCAGCAGGTAGCCGACGCGGTGGCCCGGGTCGGCTCCGACCGGATCCGCTTCACGCCGTACCAGAAGCTCATCGTCCTCGATGTCGCCGACGACAAGGTGGAGCAGCTGATCGACGAACTGCAGCCGCTGGGTCTGCAGGCGCGGCCGTCGCACTGGCGGCGGAACCTGCTGGCCTGCAGTGGGATTGAGTTCTGCAAGCTGTCGTTCGTGGAGACGCGTAAGCGCTCCCAGGTGCTCGCCCCCGAGTTGGAGCAGCGGCTCGCGGACATCAACGCCGACCTCGATGTACCGATCACCGTGAACATCAACGGCTGCCCTAATTCCTGCGGCCGGTCCCAGATCGCCGACATCGGCTTCAAGGGTCAGCTGGTGGACGACGGCGACGGGAATCAGGTGGAGGGCTTCCAGGTTCACCTGGGTGGCAGCCTCGGCCTCGACAGCGCCTTCGGCCGCAAATTGCGCCAGCACAAGGTGACCAGCGAGGAGCTCGGTGACTACATCGAGCGGGTGGTGCGCAACTTCCTCAAGCACCGCGAAAACGGAGAGCGGTTCGCGCAGTGGGCCGTGCGCGCCGATGAGGCTGACCTTCGGTGA
- a CDS encoding phosphoadenylyl-sulfate reductase, translating into MTTKLVEKLSEDELRAIAEQGAAELGPDASAVQLLEWTDKTFGGNYIVASNMQDGVLVHLAAEIRSGVDVLFLDTGYHFAETIGTRDAVEAVYGVNVVNVRPEHSVAEQDQLLGKDLFARDAAECCRLRKVVPLKKSLSGYNAWVTGIRRVEAPTRANAPLISYDEAFGLVKINPIAPWSDDEMQDYINTHGILVNPLVEEGYPSIGCAPCTRKPEPGSDPRSGRWAGLAKTECGLHQS; encoded by the coding sequence ATGACAACGAAACTCGTGGAGAAGCTGTCCGAGGACGAGCTGCGTGCCATCGCCGAACAGGGCGCGGCCGAGCTGGGCCCGGATGCCTCGGCGGTGCAGCTGCTGGAGTGGACCGATAAAACGTTCGGCGGCAACTACATCGTCGCCTCGAACATGCAGGACGGCGTGCTGGTGCACCTGGCCGCGGAAATCCGTTCCGGGGTGGACGTGCTGTTCCTGGACACCGGCTATCACTTCGCCGAGACCATCGGCACCCGGGACGCGGTGGAGGCCGTGTACGGGGTGAACGTGGTCAACGTCCGCCCGGAACACAGTGTGGCCGAACAGGATCAGTTGCTCGGCAAGGATCTGTTCGCCCGGGATGCCGCGGAATGCTGCCGCTTGCGCAAGGTGGTGCCGCTGAAGAAGTCGTTGAGCGGCTACAACGCCTGGGTGACCGGGATCCGGCGGGTGGAGGCTCCCACACGGGCCAACGCCCCACTGATCTCCTACGACGAAGCTTTCGGCCTGGTGAAGATCAACCCGATCGCGCCGTGGTCCGACGACGAGATGCAGGACTACATCAACACCCACGGCATTCTCGTCAATCCCCTGGTGGAAGAGGGATATCCGTCCATCGGCTGCGCTCCGTGCACACGGAAGCCGGAGCCGGGATCCGATCCGCGAAGCGGCCGCTGGGCCGGCCTCGCCAAGACCGAATGCGGGTTGCATCAATCATGA
- the cysD gene encoding sulfate adenylyltransferase subunit CysD, giving the protein MTETISARALGISEFDTLAALESESIHIFREVAGEFERPVILFSGGKDSTVLLHLALKAFWPAPLPFALLHVDTGHNLPEVLEFRDKIVEKYGLRLHVAKVEDYLADGRLTERPDGIRNPLQTVPLLDAITEHRFDAVFGGGRRDEERSRAKERIFSLRNAFGQWDPKRQRPELWNLYNGKHAPGEHVRVFPLSNWTELDIWRYIAREDIDLASIYYAHQRPVYQRDGMWMTPGVWGGPAEGEALQTLSVRYRTVGDGSSTGAILSDAADNAAILAEVAASRLTERGATRGDDRVSEAAMEDRKREGYF; this is encoded by the coding sequence ATGACCGAAACCATCAGTGCACGAGCCTTGGGTATCAGCGAATTCGACACGCTCGCCGCGTTGGAGTCGGAGTCCATCCACATCTTCCGTGAGGTGGCAGGAGAGTTCGAGCGGCCGGTGATCCTGTTCTCCGGCGGCAAGGACTCCACCGTGCTGCTGCACCTGGCGTTGAAGGCATTCTGGCCCGCGCCGCTGCCGTTCGCGCTGCTGCACGTCGATACCGGGCACAATCTGCCCGAGGTGCTGGAATTCCGCGACAAGATCGTCGAAAAGTACGGCCTGCGACTGCATGTCGCGAAGGTCGAGGACTACCTCGCCGACGGTCGTCTGACCGAACGCCCCGACGGCATCCGCAACCCGCTGCAGACCGTTCCGCTGCTGGACGCCATCACCGAGCATCGCTTCGACGCGGTGTTCGGCGGCGGGCGCCGCGACGAGGAGCGCTCGCGCGCCAAAGAGCGAATCTTCTCGCTGCGCAACGCCTTCGGGCAGTGGGACCCGAAGCGGCAGCGGCCCGAGCTGTGGAACCTGTACAACGGCAAGCACGCTCCGGGCGAGCATGTCCGGGTGTTCCCGCTGTCGAACTGGACCGAACTCGACATTTGGCGCTACATCGCCCGCGAGGACATCGACCTGGCCAGCATCTACTACGCGCATCAGCGGCCGGTGTACCAGCGCGACGGCATGTGGATGACGCCGGGCGTGTGGGGCGGTCCGGCCGAAGGCGAAGCGCTGCAAACCCTTTCGGTGCGCTACCGCACCGTCGGCGACGGCTCGTCCACCGGCGCCATCCTGTCCGACGCCGCCGACAACGCGGCGATCCTCGCCGAGGTCGCGGCGTCCCGCTTGACCGAACGTGGCGCGACCCGTGGTGACGACCGGGTGTCCGAGGCCGCCATGGAAGACCGTAAGAGAGAGGGCTACTTCTGA
- a CDS encoding sulfate adenylyltransferase subunit 1 codes for MADLLRLATAGSVDDGKSTLVGRLLYDTKSVLADQIDAVTRASVDKGLATPDLSLLVDGLRAEREQGITIDVAYRYFATPKRSFVLADTPGHVQYTRNTVSGASTAQLVILLVDARKGVIEQTRRHAAVLALLGVPKLVLAVNKIDLVDDPETVFAEISAEFNTLTKTLGWSPEDVLEIPVSALHGDNIASRSDNTPYYSGPSLIEHLESVPVDADSTTLGLRFPVQYVIRPRTADYPDYRGYAGQIAAGSVSPGDEIVVLPSGIRTTVERIDTPDGELAIAQTGRSVTLILADEVDISRGDIIASVADAPEPLETFDATVCWLGDKPLRPGARLLLKHGTRTTQAIVGALVERFDEQNLTAVPTPESLELNEIGRISVRVAEPIAADDYRANRRTGSFLLIDPAGGNTLAAGLVGDVLTAVEVGAPA; via the coding sequence ATGGCCGACCTATTGAGACTGGCCACCGCCGGGTCTGTCGACGACGGCAAGTCAACGCTGGTCGGGCGGTTGCTCTACGACACCAAATCGGTGCTGGCGGACCAGATCGACGCGGTCACCAGGGCTTCGGTCGACAAAGGCCTTGCCACACCGGATCTTTCGCTGCTCGTCGACGGCCTGCGGGCGGAGCGGGAGCAGGGCATCACCATCGATGTCGCCTACCGCTACTTCGCCACGCCGAAGCGGTCTTTCGTGCTCGCGGATACGCCGGGCCACGTGCAGTACACCCGCAACACCGTGTCCGGCGCGTCCACCGCGCAGCTGGTGATCTTGCTCGTGGATGCCCGCAAGGGTGTCATCGAGCAGACCCGCCGCCACGCGGCGGTCTTGGCGCTGCTGGGTGTGCCCAAGCTGGTGCTGGCGGTCAACAAGATCGACCTGGTCGATGATCCGGAGACGGTGTTCGCCGAGATCTCCGCCGAATTCAACACGCTGACAAAGACACTCGGCTGGTCGCCGGAGGATGTGCTGGAGATTCCGGTGTCGGCCCTGCACGGCGACAACATCGCTTCCCGCTCGGACAACACCCCGTACTACTCGGGCCCGTCGCTGATCGAGCACCTGGAATCGGTGCCGGTCGATGCCGACAGCACCACCCTCGGGCTGCGTTTCCCGGTGCAGTACGTGATCCGTCCGCGCACCGCCGACTACCCCGACTACCGGGGCTACGCGGGCCAGATCGCGGCCGGTTCGGTCTCACCCGGCGACGAGATCGTGGTGCTGCCCAGCGGGATTCGTACCACCGTCGAGCGCATCGACACCCCGGACGGTGAACTCGCGATCGCGCAGACCGGTCGCAGCGTCACCCTGATCCTGGCCGACGAGGTCGATATCTCGCGCGGTGACATCATCGCCTCGGTCGCCGACGCGCCGGAACCGCTCGAGACGTTCGACGCCACCGTCTGCTGGCTCGGTGACAAGCCGCTGCGCCCCGGCGCCCGGCTGCTGCTCAAGCACGGCACCCGTACCACCCAGGCCATCGTCGGCGCACTGGTGGAGCGCTTCGACGAGCAGAATCTGACCGCGGTGCCGACTCCGGAATCCCTGGAGCTCAACGAGATCGGGCGCATCTCGGTGCGCGTCGCCGAGCCGATCGCGGCCGACGACTACCGCGCCAACCGGCGCACCGGCAGCTTCCTGCTCATCGATCCCGCCGGCGGCAACACCCTCGCCGCGGGTCTGGTCGGTGACGTGCTGACCGCCGTCGAGGTCGGCGCGCCGGCCTGA
- a CDS encoding sirohydrochlorin chelatase, translating to MFGTPPARRAPAPAAAVPLIAVAHGSRDPRSAATMAAVVAETAAARPDLDVRLAFLDLSAPAVEQVVDGIAAQGHTHAVVVPLLLGSAFHARVDLPELLDTARARHPQLRLTQADVLGPDPRLIGALRDRVLDAVPGARPRTLGRRLGVAVAAVGSSSAAANAHTADVARRLALLTGWHTEICFATTEPTVNQAITRLRDRGAEQVLVAPWFLAPGLLTDRLVGTAPELMHANVIGPHRALADIIWDRYDAARITTLALSA from the coding sequence ATGTTCGGTACCCCGCCCGCGCGGCGCGCACCCGCCCCGGCGGCCGCGGTTCCGTTGATCGCGGTTGCCCACGGCAGCCGCGATCCGCGCTCGGCGGCCACCATGGCGGCGGTGGTCGCCGAGACCGCCGCCGCCCGGCCGGATCTCGACGTCCGCCTGGCCTTCCTCGACCTCAGCGCGCCCGCAGTGGAGCAGGTCGTGGACGGCATTGCGGCACAGGGGCATACGCATGCCGTGGTGGTGCCGCTCTTGCTGGGCAGCGCCTTCCATGCCCGGGTGGATCTACCCGAACTGCTGGATACGGCGCGGGCACGCCACCCGCAATTGCGGCTCACCCAAGCCGATGTCCTCGGTCCGGATCCGCGGCTGATCGGCGCTCTGCGCGACCGCGTGCTGGACGCCGTGCCGGGTGCCCGGCCCCGCACACTCGGCCGCCGACTCGGCGTCGCGGTAGCCGCCGTCGGCTCGTCATCCGCCGCCGCCAACGCCCACACCGCCGATGTCGCCCGGCGGCTCGCGTTACTGACCGGCTGGCACACCGAGATCTGCTTCGCCACCACCGAACCTACGGTGAACCAGGCGATTACCCGCCTTCGCGACCGTGGCGCCGAGCAGGTTCTGGTAGCTCCCTGGTTCCTCGCCCCCGGCCTGCTCACCGATCGTCTGGTCGGCACCGCCCCAGAACTGATGCACGCCAACGTGATCGGTCCCCACCGCGCACTTGCCGACATCATCTGGGATCGCTACGACGCCGCCCGCATCACCACCCTCGCCCTCTCGGCCTGA